The following proteins are encoded in a genomic region of Nocardioides renjunii:
- a CDS encoding M12 family metallo-peptidase: protein MVGIAGLCTIALAATAAPLPTAVASPAERDRPVELLEAASATTKAGGSGERSRAVELDPAALAGTRADDRLTLDLFDDTSVTAEIGERTTVDGITSWTGTLVGTTGTFSAVEAGGVFHVSLASAEDGSFEVSSTRDGGYEAVEIAATTAAGDDAVRPEDQHGHEHEHAGSERRGRVHPAAAADDPSVIDVAIVYPASLPATVGAPAMQAQFALGITQTNQALAASGVSTTVRLVGTRQVAAAQLSTLTANYYALGTAGDGVFDEAQALREETHADLVSLWLGGTYPSGTTCGLGSLGGTNPQYDPDRAAWTVVWADRCATGNLTFAHELGHNLSADHDAAASAPPNGSKPYARGYVDAAGAFTTVMAYANSCPTCTRIGYFSNPAVLYNARPTGTPAANNAQAIAEQISAVANYRQSQIYPGAVSIAGQARWKGKAAASTTPWAPAVTLGYQWFLDGSPVAGATEGTFRLKRRDIGSTLTLRVTGSAPYYPAAIADTGPVVVGKALFKTKRPKLRGLPRAGRVLSASVKGWKPKPSKKSVKVRYQWLKNGKKIKGAKKSTYRVRAKDRGKKISVKVTVKAKGYDKAKRSSKKVKIRR from the coding sequence ATGGTCGGAATAGCCGGCCTCTGCACCATCGCGCTGGCGGCCACCGCCGCACCGCTGCCCACGGCCGTCGCCTCGCCCGCCGAGCGCGACCGTCCCGTCGAGCTGCTCGAGGCGGCGTCGGCGACCACGAAGGCCGGAGGCTCCGGTGAGCGCTCACGCGCCGTCGAGCTCGACCCCGCCGCGCTCGCCGGCACCCGCGCCGACGACCGCCTGACCCTCGACCTCTTCGACGACACCAGCGTCACCGCGGAGATCGGGGAGCGGACCACCGTCGACGGCATCACGTCGTGGACCGGGACGCTCGTCGGCACGACCGGCACGTTCAGCGCCGTCGAGGCCGGAGGCGTCTTCCACGTCAGCCTCGCGTCCGCCGAGGACGGCTCGTTCGAGGTGAGCAGCACGCGCGACGGCGGCTACGAGGCCGTCGAGATCGCCGCCACCACCGCAGCCGGCGACGACGCGGTGCGTCCCGAGGACCAGCACGGGCACGAGCACGAGCACGCAGGGTCCGAGCGGCGCGGCAGGGTGCATCCGGCCGCGGCCGCCGACGACCCCTCGGTCATCGACGTCGCCATCGTCTATCCCGCCTCCCTGCCCGCCACGGTGGGCGCCCCCGCCATGCAGGCGCAGTTCGCCCTCGGCATCACGCAGACCAACCAGGCGCTGGCCGCGTCGGGAGTCAGCACCACGGTGCGACTGGTGGGGACGCGCCAGGTCGCCGCGGCGCAGCTCTCCACGCTCACCGCGAACTACTACGCCCTCGGCACCGCCGGCGACGGCGTCTTCGACGAGGCGCAGGCGCTGCGCGAGGAGACGCACGCCGACCTCGTGAGCCTGTGGCTCGGCGGCACCTATCCCTCGGGCACCACCTGCGGCCTCGGCTCGCTCGGCGGCACCAACCCGCAGTACGACCCGGACCGCGCGGCATGGACGGTGGTGTGGGCCGACAGGTGCGCGACGGGCAACCTCACCTTCGCGCACGAGCTCGGCCACAACCTCAGTGCCGACCACGACGCCGCGGCGTCCGCACCGCCCAACGGCAGCAAGCCCTACGCCCGCGGCTACGTCGACGCGGCCGGGGCGTTCACGACGGTGATGGCCTACGCCAACAGCTGCCCCACCTGCACGCGCATCGGCTACTTCTCCAACCCCGCCGTGCTCTACAACGCCCGCCCCACGGGCACGCCCGCCGCCAACAACGCCCAGGCCATCGCCGAGCAGATCAGCGCCGTCGCCAACTACCGGCAGTCGCAGATCTACCCCGGCGCGGTGTCGATCGCGGGCCAGGCCCGCTGGAAGGGCAAGGCGGCCGCCAGCACCACCCCGTGGGCCCCGGCCGTCACCCTCGGCTACCAGTGGTTCCTCGACGGCTCGCCCGTCGCGGGCGCCACGGAGGGCACGTTCAGGCTCAAGCGCAGGGACATCGGCAGCACGCTGACCCTGCGGGTCACCGGGTCGGCCCCCTACTACCCGGCCGCGATCGCGGACACCGGTCCGGTGGTGGTCGGCAAGGCGCTCTTCAAGACCAAGCGTCCCAAGCTGCGCGGCCTGCCGCGGGCCGGGCGTGTGCTCTCGGCGTCGGTGAAGGGCTGGAAGCCCAAGCCGTCGAAGAAGAGCGTCAAGGTCCGCTACCAGTGGCTCAAGAACGGCAAGAAGATCAAGGGCGCCAAG